The genomic DNA AGGAAAAGGAGGAGGTATGGCGGTTACCATATATATAAAAGAAGGATGTCCATATTCTGTGGCTTTGAAGAGGCATCTGGACAGGCAGGGGACTAAATATAAAGAAATCGACGTGGTGAAAAATCCGGAGTTTCAAACAGAGTTAATCAAGCTGGCAGGGAAAAAAGCGGTCCCGGTGATGGTTGAAGACGGAAAGGTGACAATCGGGTTTGGAGGGGCTTGAGGTTTTTAAATTCCAGCAGTTGCTGGAGAATAGGAACGTGTGCTCTCCGTTGGTGTCCCCACCAACGGAGCCTCGTTGGTCAGGAGACTAACAAGGAGCAAACGCTTAAAGGCTCAAAGGTAAGACGTGAAAAGGAAGATGTGAGACGAGGTTTGTAGCGTCGTCGGGCTTTATGCCCGACGTTCCCTCTCCTTTGTAAGGAGAGGGAGAGGTTAAATGTAGCGGAAGGCTTTAGCCTTCCATAAAAAGATGGAGGTCTGAAGACCTCCGCTACAAAAAAATCAATAGAGAAAATATTGGTGTGACCGTCGGGTCCCCTGACCCGACGGCAGCGAATTCACTTGCCAGGTTGGGGGACCTGGCAAGCACAGAACGTAAGAAAGAAAAATAGGAAAATATGGATTTGAGTTTAATCGACATTAACTGGCAGGTGATAACCCCGCAAATTGTGCTAGCTGTTTTTGGATTTCTGCTACTGCTTTTGGAGGCTTTTCTGCCAAAGGACAAGAAAAGGATTTTACCGCATCTTGCCTGGATAGGCATTGC from Candidatus Zixiibacteriota bacterium includes the following:
- a CDS encoding glutaredoxin family protein; this encodes GKGGGMAVTIYIKEGCPYSVALKRHLDRQGTKYKEIDVVKNPEFQTELIKLAGKKAVPVMVEDGKVTIGFGGA